The segment TCTTTAAATATATCGTCAAAATCAAAATCGTCTACATCTACATTACTAATAGCAGAATTATCTCTATCATATATAACTCTAGATGGTCTTATTGATACTCCTTTTTCTAAAAAATAAATCCCTAATCTATCTCCCTTTAAAAGAACGTGTGATGTATCAACTCCATTTTCATTTAAATATCGTATAGCCCTTTTTCCAATATCATTTTGTGGAACTTGGCTTACATAATAGGTATCCATACCAAAATTACTTAAGGCCACTGCAACATTTGCCTCTGCTCCTCCATAATATGCATCAAAAGATTGTGCCTGTACAATTCTATTATTGTTTTGAGGAGAAAGCCTTAGCATTATCTCGCCCATTGTAACTATTTTCTTTTTCATTTTCATATATGTCACCTAATTTCTTGCTTGTTTAACTTCTTCTACAAACTTTTTAGCTGTCTCTGTTATAAGCTCATAATTTCCAGTTTTAGCTCCTGAGGTTAAACTTCCTCCAACCCCAACTGCTACACAACCATTTTTTATCCACTCTTTAACATTATCTAAAGATACTCCACCTGTTGGCATTATTGGAACTTGAGGTATAGGATCTTTTATAGCTTTTACTATAGATGGTCCATAAGCACTTCCTGGAAATAATTTAACAATATCTACCCCAGCTTCCATGGCTCTAATCATCTCAGTTATAGTCATACAACCTGCCATGTATGGTATTTGATATCTATTACACAATTTTGCTGTTTCCAAATCAAATGATGGACTAACTATATACTCAGCTCCATTTAAAATAGCAACTCTAGCTGTTTCACTATCTAAGACTGTTCCTGCTCCTACTATTAATTTATTACTAGGGAACTCCTCTTTAAGTTCCCTAATAACTTTATCTGCATCTTTAACAGTAAATGTTACTTCTATAGCTGGAATGCCTCCCTCAATACAAGACTCTGATATCTTTATTGCCTCTTTTGTAGAGTTTGCTCTAATTACAGCAACAACCCCAATATCAACTATTCTCTCTAATATGTCTATTTTTTTTATCATATACATTCCTTCTTTACTATCTTACTAACCAGCCACCGTCTACAGCTAATATATGTCCATTCATATAATCTGCTGCCTTACTACACAAGAAAACCATTGCTCCCATTAAATCAAATGGTTTACCCCATTTACCTGCTGGAATTCTTGATAATATTTCTGCATTTCTTTCTTTATCAGCTCTTATCGGTGCTGTATTTGCAGTTTCTATATATCCTGGTGCTATTGCATTTACTTGTATATTTTTGCTACCTAATTCATTAGCAAATGCTTTTGTTAGTCCTGCAACAGCATGTTTACTTGCTGTATATGGTGGAACAAATTTTCCTCCTTGAAATGCAAGCATTGAAGCTACATTTATTATTTTTCCATATCCCTGTTTATCCATAATTTTAGCTACAGCTTGACTTAAATGATATACAGCATTTATATTTATATCCATAACTTTATCCCAGTCTTCATCTTTATACTGAAGAAGAGGAGTTCTTATTATTGTACCTGCATTATTTATTAAAACGTCTATTTTTCCATAGGCTTTCATACAACCATCTACAACTTTGTCTATATTTTCTCTTTTAGTTAAATCCACTTGAATAAATTGAACTTTTCTTCCTTCAGCTTCTATTGCTTTTCTTGTATCATCCCAATCAGTATCATAAGTTGGAATGTATAAATCAGCTCCTGCTTTAGCTAAGGCTACTGAATATCCTTGACCAAGTCCAGTATTTCCTCCTGTAACTATAACTACTTTATCCTTTAATGAAAAGAAGTCCATTGAAAATTCATTTAATGAGCAATCCAATTCATATTCACCTCTAAATCTTATTTTTTTATTACTTCTTTTATTACTTCTTTATTAATTTTTTATTACTTCAAATGTATTGACTATTTTAAATCTTGCATTTTCACATGATCCATATCATCAAATGTCTGATTTTCTCCACACATTCCCCAAATAAATGTATAGCTTGCAGTACCTACGCCTGAATGTATTGACCAGCTTGGAGATATAGTAGCTTCTTCGTTTTTCATTACTATATGTCTAGTTTCTTGTGGTTCTCCCATTAAGTGAAATACTCTTGTTTCATCATCCATATCAAAATAGAAATAAACTTCCATTCTTCTTTCATGAGTATGACATGGCATTGTATTCCAAACATTACCTGGTTCAAGCACTGTCATTCCCATTAATAATTGACAACTTTCACATACTGCTGGATGAACATATTGATATATAGTTCTTTTGTTTACGTTTGCTTGTTCTCCACATTGTACAGGATTTGCATTTTTTATATCTATTTTTACTATTGGATAACTTTTATGTGCTGGCACAGAATTTATATAAAATTTAGCTGGATTACTATTATCTTTAGATTTAAACTTAACTTCTTTTATTCCCATTCCTATATATAATCCATCTCTTTTTTTCATTTCATATTCAGAATCATCAAGTATTATACTTCCTTCTCCTCCAACATTTATTACTCCCATTTCTCTTCTTTGTAGGAAGAAGTCAACTCCCATTTCTTTTCCTGCTGTTAAAGATAACTCTTCATCTACAGGCATTGCTCCACCAAAGACAACTCTATCAACATGACTATAAGTTAAAGATATTTCGTCTTTCTTAAATATGTTTTCTACATGATAATGTTTTCTAAGTTCCTCTGTAGTATACTTCTTTGAATCTTCTGGATGATTAGCATATCTTATATCCATAACAACTCTCCCCCTTATAATACTAAGTAAATCATTTTAGTAAATCGATTTACTCTTTCAAAATTTACCTCTTTATCGCTACAATGAAATCATATCATAACCATTTTAAGAAGTCAATTACTTTTTTAGATTTTTTATCCATTTATTAAAATCCTATCTCTTCTCCTACTATTATAACTTTAAATCTTCCATCAAATTTTCCACCATGCTCTACTATAGATATATAGTTACACATTCTTTGTTTTATGTCACAATCTGTACACTCTCCTATTTGTACACATGGTGTAACATTATGTCCTTTTAATCTTTTACAATTCATAGGAGCTATTTTCTTTAATCTTTTTAAAGCGTCATCTAAATTTTCTACAATTTTATTAAAACCTGCAACTATTATAACTTTTTTAGGTCCAAATATCATGCTTGCTGCCCTATTTCCTGTACAATCTATATTTACAAGTTCGCCATTTTCAGTTATAGCATTTGTACTTGTAATAAAATAGTCTGCTAGCATACCTTGTCTATATACTTCAACCTCTTCTTTAAATGTTAAATTGGGATTAAATCTATCAAAAAATTTGTATTCTCCATTTCTTATGATATTTATCATATCCATTTCATTTAAAGTAACTGACCCTCCCATAGCTACAGATGCTCCTTTTTCTATACATTTTAGGACTTCATCTTTAGCTTGCTGTAATGAATTTACATACATTGCATCAAACTTTTTCTCTAATAATTTTTTAACTGTTTTTTTTGCTTTACATTCATAATACCATTTTTTTGATTTATTCATTATTTATTCCTCCATTAAGTTAATTTATTTTAAATTTTTGTATCATCCCTTTTAGTTTTTCAGCCAAATCTGATTGCTGCTTAGCAGTTTTATGAATTTCCTTTATATCTTTATTAGCTTCATTAATATTTGATAAAATTTCTTCAGAGTTTTCTGCAGATTTTTCCATACTAACAGCTAAACTATTAGATGATTCCGCTACTTGTCCTATAATATTTTTTGATGTTTGAGACATTAAAGCTAAGTCATCAGACATATCTCTTATAAACTTTCCATCATTATTATATTTCTCACTTATGTCAATTATGATATTATTATCTTTAATAACTACATTATTCATAAACAGTATAACTTCCTTTGAATGAACGGAAAGGGTATCAAAAGCACACTTAACCTTATCTATAATATTTTGAATTATACTTACTGTAGTAGCTGACTTCTCTGCAAGCTTTCTCACTTCATCTGAAACTACTGCAAATCCTTTTCCTGCCTTACCTGCTCTAGATGCTTCAATTGCTGCATTTAACGCTAATAAATTATCAGGATACAATTTTACAGCCTCTTGTATATCATTTTTCTTATATAATCCTAATAACTTATAACAATAAGAATTATATTCTTCAACTTTATACTTTAGCCCTTTTGCTAGGTTTTTTTCTTTTTCATTGGACTTAGGTAATTTGCAATAATTATTTATTTGTTTAATATTTTGTTTTGAATTATTCTCTATTGCATTTAAAATTTCTGGGACTTCATTAGGGTTATTTTCATATAGTAGTTTTAGCATATTCTTCATAATTCTAAGACAATTAGCTCTTATAGTCATAAGACTATATATAGATTCTAAATTAACAGCGTACATTGCATGAGAATTCTTATTTACCTTTTTAAGCGACGTTATACCAATTCCTCCAACTATCCCTATAAAAATAGTCATAGCTAAAAATACTGCAGTAAATTTTTTCTTTACTTTCACATTTCTAAAAAAGCTCATAATTTAGCTCTCCTTAAAATTATATTTAATTTAGAGGTAAATATTGTAATTGGGGAATTTAAATTTTTTATTATATATTTAGGTTAAATATATGTTAGACATGTTAATTTAAAATAGTTTATATGTATATAATATCACATAATTACCACTTATTTCTACATAAATTTAATTTTTTTACAATTCCGCATTATTATTTAAACTCTACTCCTCTACTGTATCATTTAAATTTTTCATATATTTATCTTCATCTGTATACCAATGTAAATCTAATAAGATACCTAATACAAATATTTTGTCATCTTTTTCAAAAATAAAAATCCTATATACCTTTAAGTTACAAATTAAAGATATATAGGATTTCTATTTATATTCCAAGTAAAGTAGTGGCCATACTAAAATATATAATTAACGCCACTGCATCCACCATAGTAGTTATTAAAGGACTTGCCATAATTGCAGGATCCACCTTAAGTTTCTGTGCAATAATTGGTAACATACCACCTACAAATTTAGCTAAAATCACAGTGAAAAATAAACTTATACATACTGTTAATGCTATAAAAATACTAACTTTATCTAAATAATATATTCTTATAAAATTTACGCTAGACAAAACTATTCCAACGATAACCCCTACTCTTAATTCTTTCCATAGTACCTTAGATATATCATCTAATTTAATTTCACCTAAAGCAAGTCCTCTAATAATAAGAGTTGAAGATTGTGAACCTGCATTTCCACCAGTATCCATTAGCATAGGAATAAACGACGCTAATACAACTACAGACTGAAGTACATTTTCAAATTTTCTTATTATATTCCCAGTAAAAATAGCAGATATCATAAGTACTAATAACCATACTATTCTATTTTTTGCAAGCACAAATACGCTAGTTTTTAAATATTCCTCTTCTGATGGTTCCATTGCAGCCATCTTTTGAATATCTTCTGTATTTTCCTGTTCTATAATATCTACAACATCATCTATAGTAACAATACCTACAAGTCTACATTCTCTATCCACAATTGGCATAGTAACTATATCATATTTTTTGAATAATCCTGCTATTTTTTCTTGATCATCCATAGTATGTGCATATATAACTTGTGTTTCCATTATATCTTCTACGATATCATTTTCTTCACTTAATATTAAATTTCTAATGGATACAACACCCTCTAATCTCCTATTTTCATTAATTATATAACATGTATGAATTGTTCTTTTATCTATTCCAGTTTCTCTTATATGTGCAATAGACTCTTTTACCGTCATATATCTTCTTAAATCCACATATTCTATAGTCATTATACTTCCAGCAGAATCTTCTGGATAATTTAAAAATTGATTAATAAGTTTTCTTCTTTCTTCATCAGTATTTATTAAAATCCTATTAACTATATTGGATGGCATTTCCTCTACAAGATCCATAGTATCATCAAAAAACAAATCTTCTATAATGTTTTTAATTTCTTTATCTGTAATAGATTCGATAATATATTGTTGTAATTCATTTGATACATATGAAAATACATCTGATGCTATTTCTTTTGGAAGTATTCTAAATACTATTAGCAATTTTTGATTGTCCAAATTTTCCATAAATTCTGCTATATCTACTACATTCATTTTTGAAAGATAATTTCTGGCTTCTGCATAGCTATTTTTATTAATTAAATCTAATATTAATTCTTTCATTTTGTGACCCTCCTATCTTTCCACGAAAGCCACAATCCTAAATATGATAGTTATGGCCTTTGAGGATTTAATAAAATTTTTCAGATTTGCCTTGGGTAAAGGACTTGACTCCACAACTACCACCTCCATTAAAATTTATTTTTTAATCATTTTATTAAATATTTTTTATATGAATATATTTAATAATTTCCTTGGTAATATAAAAATCTCCTTCCTAAATCTAGTAAAGAGATTATATAACTTATAGTATTAACTTAAATTTATATGATATCATTAACTTTATTATATATACTACAACCCACTTTGTAAATATTGTATTAAATTATAAATTATAACATATAGTTTTTTTTATAATCCTTCTCTTTACTTGTTTATATAATATGTGTTCTAGTGTAATATAGTGTTTTTATTCTATATTTATGCAATTTGAGAATAAAAATAATAAAATTGATTAATATAAGATATGTATCTAATTATTTACACTATTCATCACCATATTACTTTTATATAATATAATTATGTATAATGAATTTTTTTAAAATTCTTCCTAATTCATTTGATTATGACAGAGTACTTTTATTTAAATGTAACTATGTAGGCATTGAGAGGAGATTTATATGTTAAAAAATATAAAATTTCGTACTATAGGATTTTTAATCTTAATTCTATGTACAATTACGTTATGCTATAACTATAAAAATAGCAAAACACAACATTTATCAAATTTGAATTACAACACCAATACATATATATCAACAAATGTTACTGATCTTATATGTAACAATTTACGTGATATAAACAACGGAACATTCAATAATTCATCTAATATATATCCTTATGATAAATTTTCTAAAATACCATTTTTAAATAATCCTAATAAAAATGGTAGATATCCTAGTAGAATTATATATTCCAGAGGAGGCACACCTCCTACAATTAACATATATAAACCATCTACTATTAATACTTCAGAAAAACAAGTTGAATTATTAGATTGGGATAATGCTAAACAAATATTTAAAAGAGATTCTAAAGCTAAAGTTATAGATGTATATACACATAAAAGTTTTAATGTTCAAAGAACCATGGGTACAAATCATGCCGATACAGAAACTTTAACAAAAAAAGATACTAAAATAATTAAAGAAATCTGGGGTGGATTTTCCTGGACTAGAAGACCTGTTATTGTAGAAATTGATGGACGCCGTCTTGCTGCCTCCATGAGTGCTATGCCTCATGCTGGACTTGATTCATCTCCAGCTTTTGTGATGGTCAATAATCGTTCAGCTGGATTTGGAAGAGGACAAAATTTAGATGTTATTAAAAATAATGATATGGATGGTCATTTTGATATACATTTTTTAAACAGTACAAGACATATGGATGGCAAAAAAGATCCTCAACATCAGAATGCAATTTTAGTTGCATCAAAATCACTTTAGTACAAAATTCGCTTTAAATTATAGACATAATAGTATAAAAAATACTCCCTTTATTATAAGGGAGTATTTTTTATACTATACTAATTTTCTTCTGTTTTAACTTCTTCTTTTTTTACTTCCTCTTTTTTAACTGGCGCTGCTTTCTTCACAGGCTTACGGAAGTTTTGTATAGCTTTTGTTGGACATTTCATAGCACATAATCCACAGTTTACACACTTACTGTAGTCAATTACTGGTAAATTATTTTCCATAGTAATAGCTTCTTTTGGACATGCTTTGGCACAAAGTCCACATCCTATACATCCTGTAGAACAGATATTTTTAACATCTAATCCTCTATCATGAGAATTACATGAAACAAATACTAATTGTTTTTGAGGAACTAATTCAATAACTCCTTTTGGACATGTAGATACACAAGCACCACATGCTACACAATTATCTTTGTTAACTTTTGCAATTCCGTCTACTATTTCAATGGCATCAAAGGCACAAGCCTTAACACAGCTACCATATCCTAAACATCCAAAACTACAAGATTTTGATCCTGCTCCTGGAACATTCATAGCTTCTCTACAATCTTTTAATCCATAATAGTTATACTTTTCTTTAGCTGTTTCACAAGTACCTTGACATTTAACATAAGCTACTTTAGGTTCAGCACTTTCTGCTTCAACACCCATAACAGATGCTATTTTTGATGCAGCATCAGCTCCACCAATTGGACAACAATTTGTTGGTGCTGCACCACTTGCTACTGCTTCAGCATACGCATCACATCCAGCAAAT is part of the Clostridium botulinum genome and harbors:
- a CDS encoding bifunctional 4-hydroxy-2-oxoglutarate aldolase/2-dehydro-3-deoxy-phosphogluconate aldolase; translated protein: MIKKIDILERIVDIGVVAVIRANSTKEAIKISESCIEGGIPAIEVTFTVKDADKVIRELKEEFPSNKLIVGAGTVLDSETARVAILNGAEYIVSPSFDLETAKLCNRYQIPYMAGCMTITEMIRAMEAGVDIVKLFPGSAYGPSIVKAIKDPIPQVPIMPTGGVSLDNVKEWIKNGCVAVGVGGSLTSGAKTGNYELITETAKKFVEEVKQARN
- the kduD gene encoding 2-dehydro-3-deoxy-D-gluconate 5-dehydrogenase KduD — protein: MDCSLNEFSMDFFSLKDKVVIVTGGNTGLGQGYSVALAKAGADLYIPTYDTDWDDTRKAIEAEGRKVQFIQVDLTKRENIDKVVDGCMKAYGKIDVLINNAGTIIRTPLLQYKDEDWDKVMDININAVYHLSQAVAKIMDKQGYGKIINVASMLAFQGGKFVPPYTASKHAVAGLTKAFANELGSKNIQVNAIAPGYIETANTAPIRADKERNAEILSRIPAGKWGKPFDLMGAMVFLCSKAADYMNGHILAVDGGWLVR
- the kduI gene encoding 5-dehydro-4-deoxy-D-glucuronate isomerase — translated: MDIRYANHPEDSKKYTTEELRKHYHVENIFKKDEISLTYSHVDRVVFGGAMPVDEELSLTAGKEMGVDFFLQRREMGVINVGGEGSIILDDSEYEMKKRDGLYIGMGIKEVKFKSKDNSNPAKFYINSVPAHKSYPIVKIDIKNANPVQCGEQANVNKRTIYQYVHPAVCESCQLLMGMTVLEPGNVWNTMPCHTHERRMEVYFYFDMDDETRVFHLMGEPQETRHIVMKNEEATISPSWSIHSGVGTASYTFIWGMCGENQTFDDMDHVKMQDLK
- a CDS encoding lactate utilization protein: MNKSKKWYYECKAKKTVKKLLEKKFDAMYVNSLQQAKDEVLKCIEKGASVAMGGSVTLNEMDMINIIRNGEYKFFDRFNPNLTFKEEVEVYRQGMLADYFITSTNAITENGELVNIDCTGNRAASMIFGPKKVIIVAGFNKIVENLDDALKRLKKIAPMNCKRLKGHNVTPCVQIGECTDCDIKQRMCNYISIVEHGGKFDGRFKVIIVGEEIGF
- a CDS encoding HAMP domain-containing methyl-accepting chemotaxis protein codes for the protein MSFFRNVKVKKKFTAVFLAMTIFIGIVGGIGITSLKKVNKNSHAMYAVNLESIYSLMTIRANCLRIMKNMLKLLYENNPNEVPEILNAIENNSKQNIKQINNYCKLPKSNEKEKNLAKGLKYKVEEYNSYCYKLLGLYKKNDIQEAVKLYPDNLLALNAAIEASRAGKAGKGFAVVSDEVRKLAEKSATTVSIIQNIIDKVKCAFDTLSVHSKEVILFMNNVVIKDNNIIIDISEKYNNDGKFIRDMSDDLALMSQTSKNIIGQVAESSNSLAVSMEKSAENSEEILSNINEANKDIKEIHKTAKQQSDLAEKLKGMIQKFKIN
- the mgtE gene encoding magnesium transporter; this encodes MKELILDLINKNSYAEARNYLSKMNVVDIAEFMENLDNQKLLIVFRILPKEIASDVFSYVSNELQQYIIESITDKEIKNIIEDLFFDDTMDLVEEMPSNIVNRILINTDEERRKLINQFLNYPEDSAGSIMTIEYVDLRRYMTVKESIAHIRETGIDKRTIHTCYIINENRRLEGVVSIRNLILSEENDIVEDIMETQVIYAHTMDDQEKIAGLFKKYDIVTMPIVDRECRLVGIVTIDDVVDIIEQENTEDIQKMAAMEPSEEEYLKTSVFVLAKNRIVWLLVLMISAIFTGNIIRKFENVLQSVVVLASFIPMLMDTGGNAGSQSSTLIIRGLALGEIKLDDISKVLWKELRVGVIVGIVLSSVNFIRIYYLDKVSIFIALTVCISLFFTVILAKFVGGMLPIIAQKLKVDPAIMASPLITTMVDAVALIIYFSMATTLLGI
- the rnfB gene encoding RnfABCDGE type electron transport complex subunit B, which codes for MNDILYPVLSLGGLGLLFGLILGYASKKFAVPVDPKVPLVRDCLPGANCGGCGFAGCDAYAEAVASGAAPTNCCPIGGADAASKIASVMGVEAESAEPKVAYVKCQGTCETAKEKYNYYGLKDCREAMNVPGAGSKSCSFGCLGYGSCVKACAFDAIEIVDGIAKVNKDNCVACGACVSTCPKGVIELVPQKQLVFVSCNSHDRGLDVKNICSTGCIGCGLCAKACPKEAITMENNLPVIDYSKCVNCGLCAMKCPTKAIQNFRKPVKKAAPVKKEEVKKEEVKTEEN